Proteins found in one Streptomyces sp. NBC_00461 genomic segment:
- a CDS encoding sulfatase yields the protein MSHLTPPRQLPDIEAGVDPDAPVTSDAAATSGDTAAAKPAVPEQPQSADEAAASTDGEPGEDEGATPTGGPPAAESTDPSEPGAKPAAELDVEQTTAALDSAETTTPEATPPSRPGWFGWRRGYPRAARAVRVGTSVLAGALVLAVLLVPNRLDRINVQSFLRLPVEAIFLAALLLVLPSKARRISAGALGVFLGLTTVLKCLDMGFRQTLARPFDLVFDWVLLSDGADWVKDSFGRSGEVLAIVGVIVLLILVLVLSALAVVRLANVMARHRPVAVRTTLVLGVAWIICFTVGAQFGGVTLATKGYAQYLANRVQYVRDGLGDADVFKKQLAVDAFAKTPPDQLLTGLHGKDVMFTFIESYGRVAIDDPAMAPEIDATLQEGNARLKSAGFAARSGWLRSPVTGAGSWLAHSTFLSGLWIKNQQRYRTVTTSDRATLTSYFKKTGDWRTVGIVPGVRKAWPEGKYFGLDHIYDSTHLGYQGPYFSWTPVPDQFSLEAFQKLEHGKKNRDPIMAEIILASSHNPWSPIAHTIDWKDLGDGKVFYKIKKEGTNPTEVWKSAKRVRTEYRKAIQYSLDSLTQWMQRYGDDNTVLVFLGDHQPVPTVTGGTANRDVPVTIVARDPKVLDRVSNWGWTEGLKPAKNGPEWSMDKFRDRFMTAFGPHSG from the coding sequence GTGTCGCACCTCACGCCCCCTCGTCAACTGCCGGACATCGAAGCGGGCGTCGACCCTGATGCGCCTGTGACATCTGATGCTGCCGCGACATCGGGCGATACGGCCGCGGCGAAACCGGCGGTGCCGGAACAGCCACAGAGCGCCGATGAGGCAGCCGCGTCCACGGACGGAGAACCGGGCGAGGACGAGGGCGCCACACCCACGGGCGGACCGCCTGCGGCCGAGTCGACGGACCCATCGGAGCCGGGCGCGAAGCCCGCGGCTGAACTGGATGTCGAGCAAACGACGGCCGCCCTCGACTCCGCCGAGACCACCACCCCCGAAGCCACCCCGCCTTCCCGCCCCGGCTGGTTCGGCTGGCGCCGCGGTTACCCCCGTGCCGCCCGCGCCGTGCGGGTGGGTACGAGTGTCCTGGCCGGAGCCCTGGTGCTCGCCGTGCTTCTCGTGCCCAACCGCCTCGACCGGATCAATGTCCAGTCCTTCCTCCGCCTCCCCGTCGAGGCGATCTTCCTGGCGGCACTTCTGCTCGTGCTGCCGTCGAAGGCACGGCGGATCTCGGCCGGGGCGCTGGGGGTGTTCCTCGGGCTGACCACCGTCCTGAAGTGCCTCGACATGGGTTTCCGCCAGACCCTGGCCCGCCCGTTCGACCTGGTCTTCGACTGGGTTCTGCTGAGCGACGGGGCGGACTGGGTGAAGGACTCGTTCGGGCGCTCGGGCGAGGTGCTCGCGATCGTCGGGGTGATCGTCCTGCTCATCCTCGTGCTCGTGCTCAGCGCGCTCGCCGTGGTGCGGCTGGCGAACGTGATGGCCCGGCACCGCCCCGTGGCCGTACGCACCACGCTGGTCCTCGGCGTCGCGTGGATCATCTGCTTCACCGTGGGGGCGCAGTTCGGCGGTGTCACCCTCGCCACCAAGGGCTATGCCCAGTACCTCGCCAACCGTGTGCAGTACGTCCGCGACGGCCTCGGTGACGCCGATGTCTTCAAGAAGCAGTTGGCCGTCGACGCCTTCGCCAAGACCCCGCCCGACCAGCTGCTGACCGGGCTGCACGGCAAGGACGTGATGTTCACGTTCATCGAGAGCTACGGCCGGGTGGCCATCGACGATCCGGCGATGGCACCGGAGATCGACGCGACGCTCCAGGAGGGCAACGCCAGACTCAAGTCGGCCGGCTTCGCGGCGCGCAGCGGCTGGCTCAGGTCACCCGTGACGGGCGCAGGCAGCTGGCTCGCCCACTCGACGTTCCTGTCCGGTCTGTGGATCAAGAACCAGCAGCGGTACCGGACGGTGACCACCAGCGACCGCGCCACCCTCACCAGCTACTTCAAGAAGACCGGCGACTGGCGCACGGTCGGCATCGTCCCGGGCGTGCGCAAGGCCTGGCCCGAGGGCAAGTACTTCGGCCTCGACCACATCTACGACTCCACGCACCTCGGCTACCAGGGTCCGTACTTCAGCTGGACGCCGGTGCCGGACCAGTTCAGCCTGGAGGCCTTCCAGAAGCTGGAGCACGGCAAGAAGAACCGCGACCCGATCATGGCGGAGATCATCCTGGCCTCCAGCCACAACCCCTGGTCCCCCATCGCCCACACGATCGACTGGAAGGACCTCGGGGACGGCAAGGTCTTCTACAAGATCAAGAAGGAGGGCACGAACCCCACGGAGGTCTGGAAGAGCGCGAAGCGCGTACGGACCGAGTACCGCAAGGCCATCCAGTACTCCCTGGACAGCCTGACCCAGTGGATGCAGCGCTACGGCGACGACAACACCGTCCTCGTCTTCCTCGGCGACCACCAGCCCGTCCCGACGGTCACCGGCGGCACCGCGAACCGGGACGTGCCGGTCAC
- a CDS encoding acyl-CoA synthetase, protein MEYNLADLFESVVDVVPEREALVYVDHPGTGAERRLTYAELDAAANRIGHHLIDAGIRPGEHLGLHLYNGIEYLQTVFGCLKARIVPVNVNYRYVEDELVYLYRDADLVALVFDAEFDGRVAAALPQCPQLRHLVRVGGEGQDGGGGTAAVPFARAEAGGSPDRGFPARSGDDQFIIYTGGTTGMPKGVMWRQEDLFFSGLGGGAPTGEPVKRPRELAERVAAGGSGITFFPTPPLMHGTSTLTSFIGFNFGQRVVIHRKFVPEEVLRTVEKEKVTSMSLVGDAMLRPLIDALSGPMKGTDCSSVFSVSSSGAVMSQTVRRQFQELLPNVMLLNNYGSSESGFNGTATADSGAGQSFRIRVNSRTQVVDPATGATVGVGEVGRVAQCGHVPLGYYNDPKKTAETFFEKDGERWVLLGDMATVDEEGVVTVLGRGSQCINTGGEKVYPEEVEQALKSHPDVYDALVAGVPDAKWGNHVAAVVQMREGAPRPSLEDVQSYCRTHLAGYKIPRQLVVTEAIRRSPSGKADYRWAREVAVAADIAPARAPGGTGGTGPA, encoded by the coding sequence GTGGAGTACAACCTTGCCGACCTGTTCGAGTCGGTGGTCGACGTGGTGCCGGAGCGCGAGGCCCTGGTCTACGTCGACCACCCGGGCACGGGCGCGGAACGCCGCCTGACCTACGCGGAGCTGGACGCGGCGGCGAACCGTATCGGCCACCATCTGATCGACGCCGGGATCCGCCCCGGCGAGCACCTCGGGCTGCACCTGTACAACGGGATCGAGTACCTGCAGACGGTGTTCGGCTGCCTCAAGGCTCGGATCGTGCCGGTCAACGTCAACTACCGTTACGTAGAGGACGAGTTGGTGTACCTCTACCGGGACGCCGACCTGGTGGCCCTGGTCTTCGACGCGGAGTTCGACGGCCGGGTGGCGGCCGCCCTGCCGCAGTGCCCGCAGCTGCGGCACCTCGTGCGGGTCGGCGGCGAGGGCCAGGACGGGGGCGGGGGAACCGCCGCCGTACCTTTCGCCCGGGCGGAGGCGGGAGGTTCGCCGGACCGGGGGTTCCCGGCTCGCTCCGGCGACGACCAGTTCATCATCTACACCGGCGGCACCACGGGGATGCCCAAGGGCGTCATGTGGCGCCAGGAGGACCTGTTCTTCTCGGGGCTCGGTGGGGGCGCGCCGACCGGTGAACCGGTGAAGCGGCCGCGGGAGCTTGCCGAGCGGGTCGCCGCGGGCGGCTCGGGGATCACCTTCTTCCCCACTCCCCCGCTGATGCACGGCACCTCGACGCTCACCTCGTTCATCGGCTTCAACTTCGGGCAACGGGTCGTGATCCACCGCAAGTTCGTGCCCGAGGAGGTGCTGCGGACCGTCGAGAAGGAGAAGGTTACCAGCATGTCGCTGGTCGGCGACGCGATGCTGCGGCCGCTGATCGACGCGCTGAGCGGGCCCATGAAGGGCACGGACTGCTCGTCGGTGTTCAGCGTGTCGTCGTCGGGAGCGGTCATGTCGCAGACGGTGCGCCGGCAGTTCCAGGAACTGCTGCCGAACGTGATGCTGCTCAACAACTACGGCTCCTCCGAGTCCGGCTTCAACGGCACGGCGACGGCCGACTCCGGGGCCGGACAGAGCTTCCGCATCCGCGTCAACTCCCGTACCCAGGTGGTCGATCCGGCCACCGGCGCGACCGTCGGCGTGGGCGAGGTGGGACGGGTTGCGCAGTGCGGTCACGTGCCGCTCGGCTACTACAACGACCCGAAGAAAACCGCCGAGACCTTCTTCGAGAAGGACGGCGAACGATGGGTGCTGCTCGGCGACATGGCGACGGTGGACGAGGAGGGTGTGGTCACCGTCCTGGGCCGGGGCTCGCAGTGCATCAACACCGGGGGCGAGAAGGTGTACCCGGAGGAGGTCGAGCAGGCCCTCAAGTCCCATCCTGACGTGTACGACGCCCTGGTCGCCGGAGTGCCGGACGCGAAGTGGGGCAACCACGTGGCGGCGGTCGTACAGATGCGTGAGGGCGCACCACGGCCCTCGTTGGAGGACGTCCAGTCCTACTGCCGTACGCACCTCGCCGGGTACAAGATCCCGCGGCAGCTGGTGGTCACGGAGGCCATACGGCGATCGCCCAGCGGAAAGGCGGACTACCGCTGGGCCCGGGAGGTGGCGGTCGCGGCGGACATCGCACCCGCGCGGGCGCCCGGCGGGACCGGCGGGACCGGCCCGGCGTAG
- a CDS encoding crotonase/enoyl-CoA hydratase family protein, whose amino-acid sequence MGGTEHLTVRREGATLVLTLNRPEAKNALSLSMLVGLYDGWIEADRDDAVRSVVLTGAGGAFCAGMDLKALAGRGMEGEQYRDRLKADPDLHWKAMLRHHRPRKPVIAAVEGHCVAGGTEILQGTDIRVAGESATFGLFEVRRGLFPIGGSTVRLQRQIPRTHALEMLLTGRAYTAREAVDVGLVGHVVPDGTALAKALEIAERINACGPLAVEAVKASVYETAEMTETDGLASELKRGWPVFDTADAREGARAFAEKRPPVYRRA is encoded by the coding sequence ATGGGTGGGACCGAACACCTCACCGTGCGGCGCGAAGGCGCCACACTGGTGCTCACGCTCAACAGGCCCGAGGCCAAGAACGCGCTCTCGCTGTCCATGCTCGTCGGCCTGTACGACGGCTGGATCGAGGCCGACCGGGACGACGCCGTCCGCTCGGTCGTGCTGACCGGCGCAGGCGGTGCGTTCTGCGCGGGGATGGACCTCAAGGCCCTCGCGGGCAGGGGCATGGAGGGCGAGCAGTATCGGGACCGCCTCAAGGCCGACCCCGACCTGCACTGGAAGGCGATGCTGCGCCACCATCGCCCCCGCAAACCGGTCATCGCCGCCGTCGAGGGGCACTGTGTCGCCGGAGGCACCGAGATCCTCCAGGGCACCGACATCCGCGTCGCGGGCGAGTCGGCCACCTTCGGGCTGTTCGAGGTCAGGCGTGGCCTGTTCCCGATCGGCGGCTCCACGGTCCGTCTGCAGCGCCAGATCCCGCGCACTCACGCGCTCGAAATGCTCCTCACCGGCCGTGCGTACACCGCTCGCGAGGCCGTCGACGTCGGGCTGGTCGGCCATGTCGTGCCCGACGGCACCGCCCTCGCCAAGGCCCTGGAGATCGCCGAACGGATCAACGCCTGCGGCCCGTTGGCGGTGGAGGCCGTCAAGGCGTCCGTGTACGAGACCGCCGAGATGACGGAGACGGACGGTCTTGCCTCCGAACTCAAACGGGGGTGGCCGGTGTTCGACACCGCTGACGCGAGGGAAGGTGCTCGCGCCTTTGCGGAGAAGCGGCCGCCTGTCTACCGGCGGGCGTAG
- a CDS encoding Zn-ribbon domain-containing OB-fold protein, with product MPETLKAPLTVEFPFTRSLGPVQGAFLTGLRERVVLGVRTVDGRTLVPPVEYDPVTAEEIRDLVHVASTGTVTTWAWNHEPRRGQPLGTPFAWVLVRLDGADTALLHALDAPGPDAVHTGMRVRIRWADERSGAITDIACFEPYDGDDAEVTVHAGEFENPVTGIVAAARLDYTYSPGRAQSAYIHALSDRRTVGERCPSCQKVYVPPRGACPTCGVATAEQVEVGPRGTVTTYCIVNIKAAHTANLDIEVPYVYAHIALDGAGLALHGRIGGIPYDQVRMGLRVEPVWTEGARYPDHYRPTGEPDADYDVYKELL from the coding sequence ATGCCCGAAACCCTCAAAGCGCCCCTCACCGTCGAGTTCCCGTTCACCCGCTCCCTCGGTCCCGTCCAGGGTGCCTTTCTGACCGGGCTGCGGGAGAGAGTGGTCCTCGGGGTGCGGACCGTCGACGGTCGTACCCTCGTTCCGCCCGTCGAGTACGACCCCGTCACCGCCGAGGAGATACGCGACCTCGTCCATGTCGCCTCCACGGGCACGGTCACCACCTGGGCCTGGAACCACGAACCCCGCCGCGGCCAGCCGCTCGGCACCCCCTTCGCCTGGGTCCTGGTCCGTCTGGACGGCGCCGACACCGCCCTGCTGCACGCACTCGACGCCCCCGGCCCCGACGCCGTGCACACGGGCATGCGGGTCCGGATCCGCTGGGCCGACGAGCGCTCCGGCGCCATCACCGACATCGCCTGCTTCGAGCCGTACGACGGCGACGACGCCGAAGTCACCGTGCACGCGGGCGAGTTCGAGAACCCGGTCACCGGCATCGTCGCCGCCGCCCGCCTCGACTACACCTACTCGCCGGGCCGCGCCCAGTCCGCCTACATCCACGCCCTGTCCGACCGGCGGACGGTCGGCGAGCGCTGCCCCTCCTGCCAGAAGGTGTACGTCCCGCCGAGGGGTGCGTGCCCCACCTGCGGCGTCGCCACGGCGGAACAGGTCGAGGTGGGCCCGCGCGGCACGGTCACCACGTACTGCATCGTCAACATCAAGGCTGCGCACACGGCGAATCTCGACATCGAAGTCCCCTACGTCTACGCCCACATCGCCCTCGACGGCGCCGGCCTCGCCCTGCACGGACGTATCGGCGGCATCCCCTACGACCAGGTGCGCATGGGGCTGCGCGTCGAACCGGTGTGGACGGAAGGGGCCCGCTACCCCGACCACTACCGGCCCACCGGTGAACCCGACGCGGACTACGACGTCTACAAGGAGCTGCTGTGA
- a CDS encoding thiolase domain-containing protein, whose amino-acid sequence MRDVALVAFAQTDHRRSSEELSEVEMLMPVLHEVLAQTGLQTSDIGFTCSGSSDYLAGRAFSFTLALDGVGAWPPISESHVEMDGAWALYEAWTKLLTGEADTALVYAYGKSSPGSVRDVLTRQLDPYYVAPLWPDSVALAALQAQALIDAGDTDEPALASVAARSRADATANSHAQLRGSVPQGDYLVRPLRTGDCPPIGDGAAAVILAAGERARELGARPAWIRGIDHRIEAHGLGIRDLTDSPSARLAAENAGAFERPVDTAELHAPFSSQEVVLRKALRLGDDVRVNPSGGALAANPIMAAGLIRIGEAAAAIHRGESDRALAHATSGPCLQQNLVAVLEGDPR is encoded by the coding sequence ATGCGTGACGTTGCACTGGTCGCCTTCGCCCAGACCGACCACCGGCGCAGCAGCGAGGAGCTCTCCGAGGTCGAGATGCTCATGCCGGTGCTGCACGAGGTCCTCGCGCAGACCGGCCTGCAGACCTCGGACATCGGCTTCACCTGCTCCGGCTCCAGCGACTACCTGGCCGGCCGCGCCTTCTCCTTCACCCTCGCCCTCGACGGCGTCGGCGCGTGGCCGCCGATCTCCGAGTCGCACGTGGAGATGGACGGCGCGTGGGCCCTGTACGAGGCGTGGACCAAGCTCCTCACCGGGGAGGCGGACACCGCCCTCGTCTACGCGTACGGCAAGTCCTCGCCCGGTTCCGTACGCGACGTCCTGACCCGCCAGCTCGACCCGTACTACGTGGCACCCCTGTGGCCCGACTCCGTCGCGCTGGCCGCCCTCCAGGCGCAGGCCCTCATCGACGCGGGTGACACCGACGAACCCGCGCTCGCCTCCGTCGCCGCCCGCAGCCGCGCGGACGCCACCGCCAACTCCCATGCCCAGCTGAGGGGTTCGGTGCCGCAAGGGGACTACCTCGTACGACCCCTCCGTACCGGCGACTGCCCGCCCATCGGCGACGGAGCCGCGGCCGTGATCCTCGCGGCGGGGGAGCGGGCGCGCGAACTGGGGGCGCGGCCCGCCTGGATCCGCGGCATCGACCACCGTATCGAGGCCCATGGCCTGGGTATCCGCGACCTGACCGACTCGCCCTCCGCGCGGCTGGCCGCGGAGAACGCGGGCGCCTTCGAACGCCCCGTCGACACCGCCGAGTTGCACGCACCCTTCAGCTCGCAGGAGGTCGTGCTGCGCAAGGCACTGAGGCTCGGCGACGACGTACGGGTGAATCCGTCCGGCGGCGCGCTCGCCGCCAATCCGATCATGGCCGCCGGGCTCATCCGGATCGGAGAGGCCGCCGCCGCGATCCACCGCGGCGAGTCCGACCGGGCCCTCGCCCACGCCACCTCCGGCCCCTGTCTGCAACAGAACCTGGTCGCCGTACTCGAAGGGGATCCGCGATGA
- a CDS encoding thiolase domain-containing protein → MSKEPVAVIGIGQTKHVAARRDVSIAGLVREAARRALDDAELTWTDIDAVVIGKAPDFFEGVMMPELYLADALGAVGKPMLRVHTAGSVGGSTALVAANLVAARVHGTVLTLAFEKQSESNAMWGLSLPIPFQQPLLAGAGGFFAPHVRAYMRRTGAPDTVGSLVAYKDRRNALKNPYAHLHEHDITLEKVQASPMLWDPIRYSETCPSSDGACAMVLTDRAGAARAPRPPAWMLGGAMRSEPTLFAGKDFVSPQAGKDCAADVYRQAGIADPRRDIDAVEMYVPFSWYEPMWLENLGFAEEGEGWKLTESGVTELDGDLPVNMSGGVLSTNPIGASGMIRFAEAALQARGQAGEHQVEGARRVLGHAYGGGSQFFSMWLVGSEPPDS, encoded by the coding sequence ATGAGCAAGGAACCCGTGGCCGTCATAGGCATCGGCCAGACCAAGCACGTGGCGGCGCGGAGGGACGTGTCGATCGCGGGACTCGTCCGGGAGGCGGCCCGACGTGCCCTGGACGACGCCGAGTTGACCTGGACCGACATCGACGCCGTCGTCATCGGCAAGGCGCCCGACTTCTTCGAGGGCGTGATGATGCCCGAGCTGTACCTCGCCGACGCGCTCGGCGCGGTGGGCAAGCCGATGCTGCGCGTGCACACCGCCGGTTCGGTCGGCGGCTCCACCGCGCTGGTCGCCGCGAACCTGGTCGCGGCCCGCGTCCACGGCACCGTGCTGACGCTGGCCTTCGAGAAGCAGTCCGAGTCGAACGCCATGTGGGGCCTGTCCCTGCCGATCCCGTTCCAGCAGCCCCTGCTCGCCGGGGCGGGCGGCTTCTTCGCCCCGCACGTGCGCGCGTACATGCGGCGCACCGGCGCGCCCGACACGGTCGGCTCCCTGGTGGCGTACAAGGACCGGCGCAACGCCCTGAAGAACCCCTACGCCCACCTCCATGAACATGACATCACCCTGGAGAAGGTCCAGGCCTCGCCCATGCTGTGGGACCCGATCCGCTACTCGGAGACCTGCCCGTCCTCCGACGGCGCCTGCGCGATGGTGCTGACCGACCGGGCGGGGGCCGCACGTGCGCCGCGGCCGCCCGCCTGGATGCTGGGCGGCGCCATGCGCAGCGAGCCGACCCTCTTCGCCGGCAAGGACTTCGTCTCGCCCCAGGCCGGCAAGGACTGCGCGGCCGACGTGTACCGGCAGGCCGGGATCGCCGACCCGCGCCGGGACATCGACGCGGTGGAGATGTACGTGCCGTTCTCCTGGTACGAGCCGATGTGGCTGGAGAACCTCGGCTTCGCCGAGGAGGGCGAGGGCTGGAAGCTCACCGAATCCGGGGTGACCGAGCTGGACGGCGACCTGCCCGTCAACATGTCGGGCGGTGTTCTGTCGACCAATCCCATCGGCGCCTCCGGCATGATCCGTTTCGCGGAGGCGGCGCTCCAGGCGCGCGGACAGGCCGGAGAACACCAGGTGGAAGGGGCCAGGCGGGTCCTCGGGCACGCCTACGGGGGCGGATCGCAGTTCTTCTCGATGTGGCTCGTGGGCAGCGAACCCCCGGACTCGTAA
- a CDS encoding DUF397 domain-containing protein, whose amino-acid sequence MAESTIQQHPLAGWDKPELDLSNADWHSSSRGMGDVQIAFVEGFIAMRNSGSPESPSLIFTPAEWGAFVSGAREGEFDLT is encoded by the coding sequence GTGGCCGAGAGCACCATCCAGCAGCACCCGCTTGCGGGCTGGGACAAGCCGGAGCTGGACCTCAGCAACGCCGATTGGCACTCGAGCAGCCGTGGCATGGGGGATGTGCAGATCGCTTTTGTCGAGGGATTCATCGCGATGCGCAACAGCGGTAGCCCGGAGAGCCCGTCCCTGATCTTCACGCCCGCGGAATGGGGCGCGTTCGTGTCGGGGGCGCGGGAAGGGGAGTTCGACCTGACGTGA
- a CDS encoding ATP-binding protein: protein MGQRIVRSSRTIFERENELAAVDEALGELTGLRRDGAEPSDRPRGALLSFAGRAGIGKTTLLAEVRRRAAARGCTVLSARGGDQEQRVAFHVARQLLQPQLAGAAETDLRASLGSWYDIVGPALGLCAPTDGAPPDQQGLRDGLDWVLTHLAVLRAPMVLVLDDAHWADPESLGWLAAFAPRAEQLPLLVVVAYRPDELPDHAESFKGLPGRAGGRPLDLEPLSAVAVARLVREAVGAHADDAFCRECWAVTAGNPFETVELTAKVRDRGVTPTESGAHLLRDLAAAVKGSGLVVRLERLGTSTVRFAWACAVLGTEIHPQLAAAVAGLGHEEAADAADALRGARILTGAETLEFVHPLIATAVYRAIPPGIRVALHGQAAWCVINEGQGASAAARHLLETHPDGDNWVVQRLRAAAEETLRAGAPDAARSYLARALREPPPFEDRAAVLYELGSASLLTEPATTVNHLRAALEEPIAAADLRHHIVYRLSQVLAHSDRLAEASDTLAREIRVTDDARVKLRMLAEQFMWDAFRADEPDHPSRSRRLTRLADRLGGRDLTERYVIGLRTWDAVLRGEPAHVALHHAERALAGGLGWAEPDRGFEVPVLVALAFMYADRPGRTEELFTAGIADFERQGWRGAHLSFAYTLLGYVRYRRGRLTEAEDFVRAGLRLAERVGPGTPAHWYAVGILIEVLLARGRVTEAAQTGDHYSFCAPFPAAVVFPDAQTVHGELLLARGRTKEAAEELAAAGRRLDPRGIRNPAWCPWQLHLARAEAYETPERAVATALEAVARARQFGTPSAIGQALRTAAEVSSGSARIKYLEEAVTHLERSPAAYELACALVALGTELRRTGGPRDAAELLYRGLDAAVQCGADGLVETARDELAAAGLRPRRLHSTETDTLTSGERSVANLAAAGRTEAEIAKELHTDEPAVVRLLSAVYRKMGTEITGLTSALKPT from the coding sequence ATGGGTCAGCGCATCGTGCGGAGCAGTAGGACCATCTTCGAACGCGAGAACGAACTCGCCGCTGTGGACGAGGCGTTGGGCGAGCTCACCGGCCTGCGCAGGGACGGCGCCGAACCCTCCGACCGCCCCCGCGGCGCCCTCCTCTCCTTCGCCGGGCGCGCCGGCATCGGCAAGACCACCCTCCTCGCCGAGGTACGCCGGCGCGCCGCCGCCAGGGGCTGCACCGTACTGTCCGCCCGCGGCGGCGACCAGGAGCAGCGCGTCGCCTTCCACGTCGCCCGACAGCTGCTGCAGCCCCAGCTGGCCGGCGCCGCGGAGACCGATCTGCGTGCCTCGCTGGGCAGTTGGTACGACATCGTCGGCCCCGCGCTCGGCCTGTGCGCGCCCACCGACGGTGCCCCGCCCGACCAGCAGGGGCTGCGCGACGGCCTCGACTGGGTGCTCACCCATCTCGCCGTGCTGCGCGCCCCGATGGTCCTCGTGCTCGACGACGCCCACTGGGCCGATCCCGAATCCCTGGGCTGGCTCGCCGCGTTCGCACCCCGCGCCGAACAACTCCCGCTGCTGGTCGTGGTGGCCTATCGGCCCGACGAACTCCCGGACCACGCCGAGTCGTTCAAGGGACTGCCGGGGCGCGCGGGCGGACGCCCCCTCGACCTGGAACCGCTCAGTGCCGTCGCCGTCGCACGCCTCGTGCGGGAAGCGGTCGGCGCGCACGCCGACGACGCGTTCTGCCGCGAGTGCTGGGCCGTCACCGCCGGCAACCCGTTCGAGACGGTCGAGCTCACCGCCAAGGTGCGCGACCGCGGCGTCACCCCCACCGAGTCCGGCGCCCATCTGCTGCGCGACCTCGCCGCCGCGGTCAAGGGCAGCGGGCTCGTCGTCCGCCTGGAACGACTCGGCACCTCGACCGTCCGCTTCGCCTGGGCCTGCGCCGTCCTCGGCACAGAGATCCATCCGCAGCTCGCCGCCGCCGTCGCCGGACTCGGCCACGAGGAGGCCGCCGACGCCGCCGACGCCCTGCGCGGCGCCCGCATCCTCACCGGCGCCGAGACCCTGGAGTTCGTCCACCCGCTGATCGCCACCGCCGTCTACCGGGCCATCCCGCCCGGCATCCGTGTCGCCCTCCACGGCCAGGCCGCCTGGTGCGTGATCAACGAAGGACAGGGCGCCTCCGCCGCCGCCCGCCACCTCCTGGAGACCCACCCCGACGGCGACAACTGGGTCGTCCAGCGACTGCGCGCCGCGGCCGAGGAGACCCTCCGGGCCGGCGCCCCCGACGCCGCCCGCAGTTACCTCGCCCGCGCCCTGCGCGAACCGCCGCCCTTCGAGGACCGCGCCGCCGTCCTGTACGAACTGGGCTCGGCCTCCCTGCTCACCGAACCCGCCACCACCGTCAACCATCTGCGGGCCGCCCTGGAGGAGCCCATCGCCGCGGCCGACCTGCGCCACCACATCGTCTACCGGCTCTCCCAGGTCCTCGCCCACAGCGACCGTCTCGCCGAGGCCTCCGACACCCTCGCCCGCGAGATCCGCGTCACCGACGACGCCCGGGTCAAGCTGCGCATGCTCGCCGAACAGTTCATGTGGGACGCCTTCCGGGCCGACGAACCCGACCACCCCTCCCGTTCCCGCCGCCTCACCAGGCTCGCCGACCGGCTGGGCGGCCGTGATCTCACCGAGCGGTACGTGATCGGCCTGCGCACCTGGGACGCCGTCCTGCGCGGCGAACCCGCCCACGTCGCCCTCCACCACGCCGAACGCGCCCTGGCCGGCGGCCTCGGCTGGGCCGAGCCCGACCGCGGCTTCGAGGTGCCCGTCCTGGTCGCCCTGGCCTTCATGTACGCCGACCGCCCCGGCCGCACCGAGGAACTCTTCACAGCGGGCATCGCCGACTTCGAACGCCAGGGCTGGCGCGGCGCCCACCTCTCCTTCGCGTACACACTCCTCGGTTACGTCCGCTACCGCCGCGGCCGGCTCACCGAGGCCGAGGACTTCGTCCGCGCCGGACTCAGGCTCGCCGAGCGGGTCGGCCCCGGCACTCCGGCCCACTGGTACGCGGTGGGCATCCTCATCGAGGTCCTCCTCGCTCGCGGCCGGGTCACGGAGGCCGCGCAGACCGGCGACCACTACTCCTTCTGCGCGCCCTTCCCGGCCGCCGTCGTCTTCCCCGACGCCCAGACCGTGCACGGCGAACTCCTGCTCGCCCGCGGTCGCACCAAGGAAGCGGCCGAGGAACTGGCCGCTGCCGGCCGCCGCCTGGACCCGCGCGGTATCCGGAACCCCGCCTGGTGCCCCTGGCAGCTCCACCTGGCCCGCGCCGAGGCGTACGAAACCCCCGAGCGCGCCGTCGCCACCGCCCTCGAAGCGGTCGCCCGAGCCCGCCAGTTCGGCACCCCCTCCGCCATCGGCCAGGCCCTGCGAACAGCCGCCGAGGTCTCCTCGGGCTCGGCCCGCATCAAGTACCTGGAGGAGGCCGTCACCCATCTGGAGCGCTCCCCCGCCGCCTACGAGCTGGCCTGCGCGCTCGTCGCCCTGGGCACCGAACTGCGCCGCACCGGCGGCCCCAGGGACGCCGCCGAACTCCTCTACCGCGGCCTCGACGCGGCCGTCCAGTGCGGCGCCGACGGCCTCGTCGAAACGGCCCGTGACGAACTCGCCGCGGCCGGTCTGCGCCCGCGCCGCCTGCACAGCACCGAGACGGACACCCTGACCAGCGGCGAACGCTCGGTGGCGAACCTGGCTGCCGCGGGCCGCACCGAGGCGGAGATCGCGAAGGAGCTGCACACGGACGAGCCGGCGGTCGTGCGCCTGCTCTCGGCGGTCTACCGCAAGATGGGCACGGAGATCACCGGGCTGACATCGGCCCTGAAACCGACCTGA